The stretch of DNA GGTAGACTCGATAGGCACGCTCACTCATCTTGTCCTCTTCATAAGCCTGTTCTAAACCATCACTTTCAATACTGAGGATGAGAAGTTTTAAGGCCTCCCAGTCTTCTTGAGCCCCCTTATTTTCTTGACTCAGGATGAGATTTTCAATACGTCCATGATAATTGTCAATAGCCGCATAGAGGGGAAGTTTATTTTTTGTGTCTTCCAACTCTTTTTCCAACTCTAGCGTCACTTCATTTAAAATGGCGATATGCATGAGATAATCCTTGCTTTCTTCCTGTTCATCAGAAAGATGAGGCAAGACCAAGAGACCTGTTAAAAAACTTACAAGCGTCACACCTGCGACGAGGAAAAGCAAGAGAGGATACTCCTGCTCTAGATTACTTGGTATCAGAAGAATCGTAGCAATCGACACCGTTCCCTTGACACCTGAGAAGGTCAAAAGAAGCATGTCCTTCATATACTTATTTAGCTTCTTCTTGAGACGTCTAGTCCTATAGGCATAATAGCCATAAATCATGACAAAACGAATAGCAAAGAGGACAAAGGTGAGGGCGACAAGAGATAGCAATAAAAGTAAGGGATTATAGATTGGATTGGCCAAGATAGGTTCTGCTATCATTTCCAGCTCCATCCCTAAAATCACAAAGACAGAACCGTTCAGCATAAAGTTTACTGTATGCCAGACCGTCTCAGTCACCGTATCCACTTGGGCTTCGAGGAGCGTAATTTTCTTAAATCGGCTTGCCTTTAAAATGCCAGCAACCACAACAGCAATAATTCCTGAAACATGGACTTCTTCTGCTAGGAAGAAAGTCACCAGAGGCAAACTCAATTCTAATAAAAGCTCGCTAGCAATATCTGTTGCTCTCACACTTAGCAAGAAGGTGTGGAGGAAACGGTTGGTCATGGCTGTTAAAAAGCCAATTAAAAAACCGCCTAGAATTGAAAAGATGAGCGAACTACTAGCTTGCCCAAGGGAAAAGGCTCCAGTTTTCCAGGCTGTCAAGGCCACCTGAAAGGCAACCAAACCAGATGCATCATTCAAGAGTCCTTCACCCTTAAGGATATTGGACACGCGCTTAGGAAAACTAAAGCGCTCCGAAAGAGAGGCAAAAGCTACCAAATCCGTAGGCCCAAGGGCTGCCCCAACAGACAAGCAAGCTGCCAAGGGAAGGCTGAACCAAAGAAGATGGGCCAAGCCACCCAAACTCAGAGTCGAGATGAAAATCACTGGAAATATGAGATAAACAATGATTCGCCAGTGTTTTAAAATAGCTGTAATGTCCGCTTCTTCCGACTCTCTGAAAAGTAAGGGCCCGATAACCAGGGCCAAAAACAACTCCGTATTGAGGTGAAAGTCGGTATTGGGTAAAAAGAGACCAATCACAATTCCCAGAAGAATTTGCACCAAAGGAAGCGGCAAAAAGGGCAGGAGCTTATTGGTTGTACTTGAGACAATCAAAACCAGTAAAAATAGGATGAGGTAAATCAATAATTCCACGCACGTCCTCCTTAATCTTTTTTACAACAAGATTCAAAAATCTCCTTCTGCTCTTTGATTTTTTGGTCAATCTTGGAACAATCCTTGTGCTCAATTTTTTTCTGGCACCGTTCCATCTCAAGAGCAACTAATTTTTTCTTGATTTTAAGCATTTTTTTGCTCATATGCGCTTGGTCTAACACACCCACTGCTCGTTCGTGGTGGGTTGATTCAACAAAATTCTGGCGCATGGCATCCAGCTTTTCACGTAAGTATTGTTTATCCATGTCTATATCTTTCTAATTTTTCAATCATCACTAAAAATGGTGGGTTGTTAACTTGATTCAGGGTTCGGTAAATGACAGCTGTGTAATCTTGTTGGCTCAACTGGCTAACAAACTCCAAGACAGCATCCCTCTCAATATCTCCTCCATCATGACCATAGTAGATCATGATAGCAATCCGTCCACCTTTGACAAGTAAGCCACACAGCTTTTCTAAGGCTTCAATCGTTGTCTGAGGTCGGGTAATGACAGACTTATCAGCTGACGGCAGATATCCCAGATTAAAAATCCCTGCCTTGGCTTCTGTCACAAACTGGTCCAGTGTCTCATGGCCTTGCAAGATTAACTGGGCATTTGTCATTCCAGCCTGGCCCAAACGCTCCTTGGTCTTTTCCAAGGCTTGCTCCTGAATATCAAAGGCATAGACTTGCTTAGCTAGCTTGGCTAAAAAAAGGGTGTCATGACCATTTCCCATAGTCGCATCCACTACGATATCCTCTTTTGTCACTACCTCAGCCAAAAAATCATGTGCCATCTCAAGTGGTCTTTTCATTTTCAAACTCCTGTTTTGCAGCCTTGCATCCTTGAACGCTTCCACGACGTCGCATCTCCATCTCAATACTGTTGAGGACTTCCCATTTATTGAGGCTCCACATAGGACCAATCAGCATATCCCTAGGTGCATCTCCTGTGATTCGATGGATGACGATATGCTTGGGAATGATTTCCAGTTGGTCACAGATGACCTTAACATATTCGTCCTGGCTCATCAACTGCAAACGTCCTTCGTGATAATCTCGTTGCATACGTGTATTGGTCATAAGATGGAGCAAATGCAGTTTAATCCCTTGAATATCATTATCGGTGACACAGCGGCGGACATTTTCAATCATCATCTCATGGGTTTCACCAGGAAGTCCATTGATCAAATGAGAAACAATCTCAATTTTTGGATACTTTCTCAAGCGCTTGACCGTTTCTACATATAATTCATAGGAGTGGGCGCGGTTAATCAGGTCAGAGGTTGTTTCATAAGTGGTCTGCAAGCCCAATTCAACCGTCACATGCATGCGCTCCGATAACTCAGCCAAATATTCAATGGTTTCGTCTGGTAGACAGTCTGGGCGCGTTCCGATATTGATTCCTACTACACCTGGCTCATTGATAGCCTGCTCATAGCGCTCCCGAATCACTTCCACCTTTTCATGGGTGTTGGTAAAATTTTGAAAATAAACCAGATACTTCTGGACCTCTGGCCACTTACGGTGCATAAAGTCAATTTCCTTATAAAATTGCTCACGGATAGGCGCGTCCGGTGCTACGATAGCATCTCCAGAACCTGAAACCGTACAAAAAGTACAGCCTCCATGAGCCACAGTCCCATCACGATTGGGACAGTCAAACCCCGCATCAATAGGGACTTTAAAGGTCTTTTCTCCAAATAGTTTTCGATAATAATCATTCAAGGTATTATAAGATTTCATAACTTTCATTATAACAAAAAACATCTACAATCTCAAAAGCCTGACTTTCCTATAAATTCCTCTGTTTCTCGTTTCCATTAGCGATTTTTTATGATACAATATGGGTATGATTTTAATGAAATTAGCATCTATTTTATTATTGATACTGACCTTAGTCGTCTGCATTATCATAACCAAACTTTTTAGATTAAAAAAACTAGGACGAAACTTTGCAGATTTGGCTTTTCCAGTCTTGGTATTTGAATATTACCTTATTACAGCTAAAACCTTTACCCATAATTTCCTCCCTAGACTGGGCCTATCCCTCTCACTCCTAGCCATTATTCTCGTTTTTTTCTTCCTTTTGAAAAAACGTAGCTTTTACTATCCTAAATTCATCAAATTTTTCTGGCGTGCAGGATTTTTAGTAACCCTTGTCATGTATATCGAGATGATTGTTGAATTGATGGCTCAGAAATAAAAAACTAAATCAAAAACACCTCAATCAAACGGAAATACAGTGATTGAAGTGTTTTTTTCTTTACCTATTTTTTCATCAATTCCTATTTTCCTTCTTTATCAGGAAAGAGGTAACCAATGCCTACACAAGCCAGCACACCTGCTCCAATTACCAAACCACTTGAAATTGGCAACAAATCCAAAATTGCATTTGCGATGATAAAGGCAATAATCAAACACATCAGACTAGCCTTGTAGTCTTTTTTCAAAAGATTCTCTAGAGTGAAAAATAGGAACAGCCCTACCGGAATCAATGACCAGAGGTTTACATTTAAACTTGGCCATCCAACAGAACCAAAATACACTACTGTCGCTGCTGCTACTAAAAATATAATCCCTAATAATTTTTTCATTTTTTTATCTCCAATTTCTTTTTTAGAACTTGAGTTATTTGATGTTGTATCCTCACGTCCCTTACAAAAATCATTATAGCAGAGCTCAATTTCAAGAACAAATTCTTTTGCCTATCTGGTCTTAATCTCGGTCTAAGTGGTTGAAGCGTTAAGATAAAAGAAAAGAAGCCCTAATGAGCTTCTTCATTCTAGCAATTGCAACAGTATTTCTGAACTAAAACAATCGAAAGTTAGATTCTAAACTAGTTTTTTCTAGTTAGTATTTCTCTTTTCCTTAGATTCTAGAGAAGTTTTTATTGCTTCGCGTTCAGCCTGTAGTTGAGCTAAATTCTTCTCCTCTCCCTCAAGTTTACTAGTATCTGGTTTTACACGATAGTAAACATCTTCTGGTCTCGACAACATCGCTTCATACTGCTGTCCTGCAAACAGTCTATCCTCGTCATGATTGCTTTTATCTGTCAATTTTCCACCATCACCAGCTTGCATTACAACTCCACTAGGTACAGCAACTACGATAAAGCCTCCAACAATTTCATTTTTAACATGTGCACTTACTGTTTCTACATCTCGAAATCTAGAATCTGAAGTTCGATTTTTCAAATGAGAATGACTATTATCTAGTTCAATAATCGCTTCAGATTTTTGACCATTTGATAGCCAAGAGGAACGTACTTCCCCAGACTCATTAATGACATATTCATTACCCGAAGCTGTACGCCAAGTACCTTTCAAACTAGATAAATCGTTATTTCTTAATGACTCGATATCCAATCTTGGCACAGCAGTTTCTTCTTTTAGCTTGCAACTAACTTCTCTGACTCAGCGACTTTGCTATCTAAACTAGCTAGCTGTTCCTTGAGTTTTTGAATTTCCTCCTCTTTCTTCTTCCTGATTTCAGATGATGTAGAATTATCTGTCGTTTCTTGACTTTTGTTCTCTTTTTTTACAACCGAAGGGATGGCTTCGGTTGATTCTTTCTTTTCATTAGGTGATAAGAAAAGGATGCTTGCTACTATTGCAACAACCAAAAGACTAAGAGCGATACCAATATAGACTTTTATTTTGAGAGCCGTTCCAACAATTGTCGATGGAGAGGATCCCTTCGCTACATTTGAAACAGTTTGTTTAGGACCATTTTTCTCTTTAAAATCTTTCTTAGTCATGTTATTACTCCTATTTTCACTATATTTTACATTTACCTTAGATAAATTTACAAGATTTTTTCTAGTATATGTGAATGTCTTAAAGTTCAAAAAATAATCTAAAAAGTTATCCTGATGAAACCCTACTATTAAATTCTTTTGTAAACTTATTAGGATAAATTATATCATAATTTTTCAAAATTTTATATATATTTTGGTGCAACAAGTGAAATTATAGGCACTAATAGTCTAATACTATCTATTCATCTTATATTTATAAAAAAGAAACCCAGTAGAATGAGTTTCTTCTCTTTGCCGATTGCAGGGTTTAAACCTGTGACCTAGGCTTTACGAGTGCCTTGCTCTACCAACTGAGCTAAATCGGCGATTACACTTACAGTATAGCACTCTAAGAATAGGTGTCAAGAATTTTTCATCTCTATTAGAAAAAGCCTGTCCTGAGACAAGGCTTTGGTATTCTATTATTTACGAACCTGCACTTTCGTAGGCATCCAAGCCCCTATCCCAAAGTTTAAGGGAAATGACAAAGAAAACCAGAGAAATCAACATCAAACCTCCGATGTTAAAGATTACATCCTTGTCCTGCAAGAAATAGCTGGCAGGATAGTAGGCCGTAAAGGCAAATGGCACGATAAAGCTAATCAACCATCGAAGGACTGAATTGTAAATGGAAATGGGATACTTGGCAAAATCATTAAACATATAAAAAATGTAAATCATTGCTCCTGACTGCTTGGTCCAAAAAGCGATGCTGGCTGTCGCTATCTTCAAGGAAGTATAAATCAAGGTCGCAAAAGGAATGCAGACTAGGAAAAGTAGGAATTTTGGAAGAGTCCAAGCAATGCTAGATACCGTTGTCGCTAGTAGGATCCCACCAACCAAGAGTTCTCCCAAGGCATCAATCTGAAAAGTCTCAACTAGAATATGAAAGAGAGGATTGATAGGACGTGTCAAATACTTGTCAAACTCCCCTTTTCGCACCAAGCGTTGTCCCAGTGCCCAGAGATTGTCAAAAAAGAGATGGTCCAGTCCCTTGGGAACCAAGGAAAATCCATAGATAAAAGCAATTTCTTGAAAAGTCCAACCTTCTAGGGATGGGATGTGTTGAAAGATGACATTGAGAAACAAGAGGTTCAAGCCTTGGGTCAGAAAAACTCCCAGAACACCAACTACAAAATCCACCTTGTATTCCATGATTTGCTTGATGTATTGTCTGATAAAAATCAGATGCATGCGTTGATATTTTTTCATACTAACCTCCTTGAATGGTAATAAAGGACTGG from Streptococcus mitis encodes:
- a CDS encoding cation:proton antiporter, whose amino-acid sequence is MELLIYLILFLLVLIVSSTTNKLLPFLPLPLVQILLGIVIGLFLPNTDFHLNTELFLALVIGPLLFRESEEADITAILKHWRIIVYLIFPVIFISTLSLGGLAHLLWFSLPLAACLSVGAALGPTDLVAFASLSERFSFPKRVSNILKGEGLLNDASGLVAFQVALTAWKTGAFSLGQASSSLIFSILGGFLIGFLTAMTNRFLHTFLLSVRATDIASELLLELSLPLVTFFLAEEVHVSGIIAVVVAGILKASRFKKITLLEAQVDTVTETVWHTVNFMLNGSVFVILGMELEMIAEPILANPIYNPLLLLLSLVALTFVLFAIRFVMIYGYYAYRTRRLKKKLNKYMKDMLLLTFSGVKGTVSIATILLIPSNLEQEYPLLLFLVAGVTLVSFLTGLLVLPHLSDEQEESKDYLMHIAILNEVTLELEKELEDTKNKLPLYAAIDNYHGRIENLILSQENKGAQEDWEALKLLILSIESDGLEQAYEEDKMSERAYRVYQRYLKNMEQGINRKFASRLTYYFLVSLRILRFLLHEVFTLGKTFRSWKNEESQKLRALDYDQIAELYLENTEMIIESLENLKGVYKSSLISFMQDSRLRETAIITSGAFVERVINRVKPNNIDEMLRGYYLERKLIFEYEEKRLITTKYAKKLRQNVNNLENYSLKEAANTLPYDMMELVRRN
- a CDS encoding tRNA (mnm(5)s(2)U34)-methyltransferase — its product is MKRPLEMAHDFLAEVVTKEDIVVDATMGNGHDTLFLAKLAKQVYAFDIQEQALEKTKERLGQAGMTNAQLILQGHETLDQFVTEAKAGIFNLGYLPSADKSVITRPQTTIEALEKLCGLLVKGGRIAIMIYYGHDGGDIERDAVLEFVSQLSQQDYTAVIYRTLNQVNNPPFLVMIEKLERYRHG
- a CDS encoding TIGR01212 family radical SAM protein (This family includes YhcC from E. coli K-12, an uncharacterized radical SAM protein.), with the protein product MKVMKSYNTLNDYYRKLFGEKTFKVPIDAGFDCPNRDGTVAHGGCTFCTVSGSGDAIVAPDAPIREQFYKEIDFMHRKWPEVQKYLVYFQNFTNTHEKVEVIRERYEQAINEPGVVGINIGTRPDCLPDETIEYLAELSERMHVTVELGLQTTYETTSDLINRAHSYELYVETVKRLRKYPKIEIVSHLINGLPGETHEMMIENVRRCVTDNDIQGIKLHLLHLMTNTRMQRDYHEGRLQLMSQDEYVKVICDQLEIIPKHIVIHRITGDAPRDMLIGPMWSLNKWEVLNSIEMEMRRRGSVQGCKAAKQEFENEKTT
- a CDS encoding DUF3397 family protein, whose product is MGMILMKLASILLLILTLVVCIIITKLFRLKKLGRNFADLAFPVLVFEYYLITAKTFTHNFLPRLGLSLSLLAIILVFFFLLKKRSFYYPKFIKFFWRAGFLVTLVMYIEMIVELMAQK
- a CDS encoding ABC transporter permease; this translates as MKKYQRMHLIFIRQYIKQIMEYKVDFVVGVLGVFLTQGLNLLFLNVIFQHIPSLEGWTFQEIAFIYGFSLVPKGLDHLFFDNLWALGQRLVRKGEFDKYLTRPINPLFHILVETFQIDALGELLVGGILLATTVSSIAWTLPKFLLFLVCIPFATLIYTSLKIATASIAFWTKQSGAMIYIFYMFNDFAKYPISIYNSVLRWLISFIVPFAFTAYYPASYFLQDKDVIFNIGGLMLISLVFFVISLKLWDRGLDAYESAGS